The proteins below come from a single Mytilus edulis chromosome 5, xbMytEdul2.2, whole genome shotgun sequence genomic window:
- the LOC139524202 gene encoding cAMP-regulated D2 protein-like — protein MQNIVYPILSLVLSFYLVQSLPVVNTKYGPIAGLQENGVNAFLGVPYAQPPIGNLRWNNPVEKSKWVNTYNATKFQPGCPQKGCKDTNPSFVCPDKTSEDCLYLNIWTPLSANASTALPVMVYLHGGNFVHMSVSSMLFNGQYFVKLGQVILVTLDYRLGALGFLLTKDTPNQKGATGNYGILDQQFALKWVAENIKNFGGDPNKVTLFGQSAGAQSTIIHLMNAESSLYFQKAIIESAPISIPFKDRTEELFLGEMITLELKCQPNDMECLRSKTADEVAIAQKTVRGYPSSLKLLEFFEPLGPFVDGKVVPFQPLEAAWRGHIQKKPFIIGSLTEETRIFIFEAWNRTIGPTLYTEALLATFGRNIVDILGMYPPNNPEDEREDLQIASTDFIFTCPTRNLTRSVKTETSIDAWVYIFDHFFSFDGWGKFTECNYHVCHGSDIPYVFQSFRYSSNFTTTPEENIMSDNMINYFANFAKNGDPSVGNSIPVNWPKYDKNTNWQSLRFKTPANELDSVFRDKYCSFWDAIGYNA, from the exons ATGCAGAATATTGTATATCCGATTTTGTCTCTTGTGCTTTCATTTTATTTGGTGCAGTCATTGCCTGTAGTGAATACTAAATATGGTCCAATAGCTGGTCTTCAGGAAAATGGTGTCAATGCATTTCTTGGTGTTCCGTATGCTCAACCTCCTATTGGAAACCTaag ATGGAACAATCCAGTAGAGAAAAGCAAGTGGGTAAACACATACAATGCCACCAAGTTTCAACCAGGTTGTCCACAGAAAGGATGCAAGGACACTAACCCATCATTCGTCTGTCCTGATAAG ACTTCTGAGGACTGTCTATATTTAAACATTTGGACTCCTTTGAGTGCTAATGCATCCACAGCTCTTCCAGTAATGGTATATTTGCATGGAGGCAACTTTGTTCATATGAGCGTTTCTTCTATGCTGTTTAACGGCCAATATTTTGTAAAGTTGGGACAAGTGATACTAGTAACACTAGATTACAGACTGG GTGCACTAGGGTTTCTGTTGACAAAAGATACACCCAATCAGAAAGGAGCTACAGGAAACTATGGTATATTAGATCAACAGTTTGCATTGAAATGGGTGGCAGAGAATATTAAAAACTTCGGTGGAGACCCAAATAAG GTAACACTGTTTGGACAGAGTGCAGGGGCACAGTCAACTATAATCCACCTAATGAATGCAGAAAGTTCGTTGTATTTCCAAAAGGCTATAATAGAAAGTGCACCGATATCTATCCCATTCAAAGACCGGACTGAAGAACTTTTCCTTGGAGAAATGATAACACTAGAACTTAAATGTCAACCCAATGACATGGAATGTCTTCGTTCTAAAACCGCTGATGAAGTTGCAATAGCACAAAAGACTGTCCGTGGTTACCCAAGTTCATTAAAACTTTTAGAGTTCTTTGAACCTTTGGGACCATTTGTTGATGGTAAGGTTGTACCATTTCAACCTCTAGAGGCAGCTTGGCGTGGTCATATACAGAAGAAGCCATTTATTATCGGATCTTTGACTGAGGAAACGagaatttttatatttgaagCATGGAATCGTACAATTGGTCCTACATTGTATACCGAAGCACTGCTAGCAACGTTTGGACGCAACATTGTTGACATCCTTGGAATGTATCCACCTAACAATCCGGAAGACGAACGCGAGGACTTGCAAATTGCATCTACTGATTTTATTTTCACCTGTCCGACGAGAAATTTGACCAGATCAGTGAAAACAGAAACCAGCATTGATGCATGGGTCTACATTTTTGatcatttcttttcatttgatGGCTGGGGGAAATTCACGGAATGTAACTATCATGTGTGCCATGGCTCAGATATTCCATACGTGTTTCAATCATTTCGTTACAGTTCTAATTTTACGACAACACCCGAGGAGAATATAATGTCTGATAATATGATAAACTATTTTGCCAATTTTGCCAAAAATGGAGATCCATCAGTAGGTAATTCAATTCCTGTCAATTGgccaaaatatgacaaaaatactaACTGGCAAAGTTTGAGATTTAAAACCCCAGCCAATGAGTTAGACAGTGTATTCAGGGACAAATATTGTTCATTTTGGGATGCAATAGGGTACAATGCATAA
- the LOC139524200 gene encoding linear primary-alkylsulfatase-like — protein sequence MDGPQLALIVMFVALLGYFGSRIIHSLQGPSYAERIIKNAMPDEELLKHSGEFSQPELIKVTDGVYVAVGFALANSILLEGPEGLVIVDVTESTESASEILKVFRNVTDKPIKALIYTHNHADHSYGAKAFIEDEDNPPDIWAHDGILGEFTRVFSTVNGATYKRSMRQFGVHLPGQINAGIGLKLKYGTDKATLGVVYPTHFVHEQKTDLILAGINMTIIHIPGETDDQIGVWIPEKQVLLCADDIYKAFPNLYAIRGTPSRDLMQWVRSLDLMLTYDTQHLVPSHTRPVSGKENIREILTVYRDAIQYIHDQSVRYINQGFTSEEIVEKVALPKNLARHPYLKEFYGTVAWSVKGVFNSYLGWFSGNPIDLQPLTIKSKSERMVKLIGVDKMLEAAKKALKEKDFQWALELSSYLLIIHSENYEARDIKIDALTYLGARQVSACGRNYYLTCAFEEAAEIEIRNSERNRQMGIKTLPIRQLFMAMPVKFKAEECMNVNNSLLFSFSDTSDNVKLTIRNSVAIVSFHHGKEPLYDVKITVTEKVFRELISSRMRAITAYGTGEIIIDGGIMKFRNLMNCFENR from the exons ATGGATGGTCCTCAATTAGCCTTGATTGTTATGTTTGTGGCCTTACTTGGTTATTTTGGTAGTAGAATAATTCACAGTTTACAAGGACCATCGTATGCCGAGAGAATTATCAAAAATGCAATGCCAGATGAAGAACTATTAAAACATTCTGGTGAATTCAGTCAACCAGAACTGATCAAG GTTACTGATGGTGTATATGTTGCTGTAGGATTCGCATTAGCTAATTCGATTTTGTTAGAAGGTCCCGAAGGATTAGTTATAGTTGATGTGACAGAAAGTACAGAGAGTGCCTCAGAAATATTAAAGGTGTTCCGAAATGTCACAGACAAACCAATTAAAGCGCTGATTTATACCCATAATCATGCCGATCATTCATATGGGGCTAAG GCATTCATAGAGGATGAAGATAACCCGCCGGATATATGGGCTCACGATGGAATTCTTGGGGAGTTCACTAGAGTATTCTCAACCGTCAACGGTGCTACTTACAAACGCTCAATGAGACAATTTGGGGTCCATTTACCAGGCCAAATTAACGCTGGAATtggattgaaattaaaatatggaACAGATAAAGCAACTTTAGGTGTTGTTTATCCCACACATTTTGTTCATGAACAGAAAACAGACTTAATTTTAGCTG GAATCAATATGACGATTATACATATTCCCGGAGAAACAGACGACCAGATAGGTGTGTGGATCCCTGAAAAACAAGTTCTTTTATGCGCAGACGACATCTATAAAGCATTTCCAAATCTTTATGCTATTCGTGGAACACCCTCACGTGATTTAATGCAATGGGTTAGATCATTAGATTTAATGTTAACTTATGACACACAACACTTAGTTCCCAGCCATACTCGACCTGTGAGTGGCAAAGAAAATATAAGGGAAATATTAACAGTTTATAGAGATGCGATTCAGTATATCCACGATCAGTCTGTACGATATATAAACCAAGGCTTCACATcagaggaaattgttgaaaaagtaGCATTGCCAAAAAATTTAGCCAGACACCCATACTTAAAGGAGTTTTACGGAACAGTTGCGTGGTCGGTAAAAGGTGTTTTTAATTCGTATCTAGGGTGGTTCAGTGGTAACCCTATAGATCTCCAACCTTTAACAATAAAAAGTAAATCAGAACGAATGGTAAAGCTAATAGGTGTTGATAAAATGTTAGAAGCAGCTAAAAAAGCACTAAAAGAAAAAGACTTTCAATGGGCTTTAGAATTATCTTCATATCTTCTCATAATTCATTCAGAAAACTATGAAGCAAGAGACATCAAAATAGATGCATTGACTTATCTGGGTGCAAGGCAAGTAAGCGCATGTGGAAGAAATTATTATTTGACTTGTGCGTTCGAAGAAGCAGCTGAAATAGAAATACGTAATTCTGAGCGCAATAGACAAATGGGAATTAAAACGCTACCAATAAGACAGTTATTTATGGCAATGCCTGTTAAATTTAAAGCGGAggaatgtatgaatgttaacaactctttgttgttttcattttctgaTACCAGTGATAACGTAAAATTAACAATCAGAAATTCAGTTGCCATTGTTTCATTTCACCACGGTAAAGAACCATTATATGACGTGAAGATAACAGTTACAGAGAAAGTATTTCGGGAGTTAATATCGAGTAGAATGCGGGCAATAACAGCTTACGGGACGGGTGAAATTATTATTGACGGTGGAAtaatgaaatttagaaatttgaTGAATTGCTTTGAAAATAGATAA